From one Pirellulales bacterium genomic stretch:
- a CDS encoding L-threonylcarbamoyladenylate synthase produces the protein MPPVVLDIRNAEDSRDVVHRAVQALAEGHVIALPTETVYSLAASALDETAVAKLLVAKRRAASVRPLTLAVKSADDALDYVPQMSGLAQRLARRCWPGPVTLVCRDDHPASVLTQLAPAVRQAVVPSGAVGLRVPAHPFFLDVMRLLAGPLAISSANRSGQPESKAASEVVRALGDDVAMVLDDGESRFGSCSSVVKVENGRLELLRPGVVSEQTLRRLSNLVILLICTGNTCRSPMAEIIARQILAERLGCEADDLEDRGITVQSAGLSAMSGGGAACEAVDVMAEMGLDLSAHESRPLGDRLVRFADVIWTMTRMHRQSVLARWPEAARRTELLALDQTDIPDPIGSSQDVYRACAKQLHKELSDRLSKLEL, from the coding sequence ATGCCTCCGGTCGTGCTTGATATTCGCAACGCCGAAGATTCGCGCGATGTCGTGCATCGGGCCGTGCAGGCGCTCGCCGAGGGGCACGTGATTGCGCTGCCGACCGAAACGGTCTATTCCCTAGCCGCCAGCGCGCTCGACGAAACGGCCGTGGCCAAACTGCTCGTGGCCAAGCGGCGGGCGGCAAGTGTTCGCCCACTCACCTTGGCCGTGAAAAGCGCCGACGATGCGCTCGACTACGTGCCACAGATGAGCGGGCTCGCGCAGCGGCTGGCTCGCCGCTGCTGGCCGGGCCCAGTGACGCTCGTTTGCCGCGACGATCATCCGGCCAGCGTGTTGACGCAGCTGGCCCCGGCCGTGCGCCAGGCAGTGGTGCCGTCGGGAGCGGTCGGACTGCGTGTGCCGGCCCATCCTTTTTTTCTCGATGTGATGCGGCTCTTGGCCGGGCCACTGGCCATTTCCAGCGCGAATCGCAGCGGGCAACCGGAATCGAAAGCGGCTTCGGAAGTCGTGCGGGCTTTGGGCGACGACGTGGCCATGGTGCTGGACGACGGCGAAAGCCGTTTCGGATCGTGCTCGAGCGTGGTGAAGGTCGAAAACGGGCGGCTCGAACTGCTCCGGCCAGGCGTTGTTTCCGAGCAAACGCTGCGGCGGCTGTCGAACCTCGTGATTCTATTGATCTGCACCGGCAATACCTGCCGCAGCCCCATGGCCGAGATCATCGCCCGGCAAATCCTGGCTGAGCGGTTGGGCTGCGAGGCGGACGATTTGGAAGACCGCGGGATCACGGTGCAATCGGCCGGTTTGTCGGCGATGAGCGGCGGCGGAGCGGCCTGCGAGGCCGTCGATGTGATGGCGGAAATGGGGCTCGATCTTTCGGCGCACGAGAGCCGCCCGCTCGGCGATCGTCTGGTGCGATTTGCCGATGTGATTTGGACGATGACGCGGATGCATCGGCAATCGGTGTTGGCCCGCTGGCCCGAGGCCGCGCGGCGCACCGAATTGCTGGCCCTCGATCAGACGGACATTCCCGACCCGATCGGCAGTTCGCAGGATGTGTATCGCGCGTGTGCCAAGCAATTGCACAAAGAGTTGTCGGACAGGCTTTCCAAGTTGGAATTGTGA